The following coding sequences lie in one Heyndrickxia oleronia genomic window:
- a CDS encoding DUF2262 domain-containing protein, with translation MSKTREKSQFESRFKEQVMEVIAVTGASGISAGRAGGNQMWNASIPLIAWKALGSNEPSIKEELRLEWLVDDEEWEKTRDLLGMNSIARLQVRKAEKSMMLVSVIEKDYRDDELEIILQESLKPVFYNDDVLGIFELNKGIKVFEKDISWAGEEGYLYFDWNEDRTVMHSALKTAYELFKEQDKWNRKIRGYAAEELVELANEWLEDNEEAEMNKITKEIFVGLMKLSSISVYPDGDFDLFFDDGDMFWGHSIIVTGNINGEFSSAEIAG, from the coding sequence ATGAGTAAAACTAGAGAAAAAAGTCAATTTGAAAGTCGATTTAAGGAACAGGTGATGGAAGTAATAGCTGTTACAGGAGCTTCGGGAATTAGTGCGGGAAGAGCCGGAGGAAATCAAATGTGGAATGCCTCAATCCCGTTAATTGCCTGGAAAGCCTTGGGGAGCAATGAACCTTCTATAAAAGAAGAGCTGCGACTTGAATGGTTGGTAGATGATGAGGAATGGGAAAAAACAAGAGACCTATTGGGTATGAATTCAATCGCAAGACTTCAGGTACGTAAGGCTGAAAAGTCGATGATGCTTGTTAGCGTAATCGAAAAGGATTATCGCGATGATGAATTAGAAATCATCTTACAGGAATCGCTAAAGCCCGTTTTTTATAATGATGATGTATTAGGTATTTTTGAGCTTAATAAGGGTATAAAGGTTTTTGAAAAGGATATTTCCTGGGCTGGTGAAGAGGGATATTTATATTTTGATTGGAATGAAGATAGGACGGTTATGCATTCTGCATTGAAAACTGCCTATGAGCTTTTTAAGGAGCAGGATAAATGGAATAGGAAAATTAGAGGTTATGCTGCTGAAGAACTGGTTGAATTGGCAAATGAATGGCTCGAGGATAATGAAGAGGCAGAAATGAATAAGATTACAAAGGAAATATTTGTTGGGCTTATGAAATTAAGTAGTATTAGTGTTTATCCAGATGGTGATTTTGACCTATTTTTTGATGATGGAGATATGTTTTGGGGGCATTCAATTATAGTAACTGGAAATATTAATGGGGAATTTAGTTCTGCTGAAATTGCTGGGTAA
- the aspA gene encoding aspartate ammonia-lyase: MSTIKEHIRIEKDFLGSKEVPVDAYYGVQTLRAVENFPITGYRIHEELIKAMAIVKKAAAQANMDVKRLYSGIGDAIVQAAEELMEGKWHDQIIVDPIQGGAGTSINMNVNEVIANRAIEILGKEKGDYFHCSPNTHVNMSQSTNDAFPTAIHIAVLNLLEKLLKTMEDMHSVFQQKAKEFNHVIKMGRTHLQDAVPIRLGQEFEAYGRVIDRDIKRIKQSRQHLYELNMGATAVGTGLNADPRYIELVVKHLSDISGLPLVGAEHLVDATQNTDAYTEVSAALKVCMMNMSKIANDLRLMASGPRAGLGEITLPARQPGSSIMPGKVNPVMAELINQVAFQVIGNDHTICLASEAGQLELNVMEPVLVFNLLQSISIMNNAFRVFTDNCLKDIKANEDRLKEYVEKSVGVITAVNPHIGYEVAARIAREAILSGAPIRELCLKYDVLTEEELDLILDPYEMTHPGIAGAALLDRE, encoded by the coding sequence ATGTCAACGATAAAAGAGCATATTCGAATTGAGAAGGATTTTTTAGGATCAAAGGAAGTACCTGTTGATGCTTACTATGGGGTTCAAACTTTACGTGCAGTTGAAAATTTCCCAATCACTGGGTATAGAATACATGAAGAATTAATTAAAGCTATGGCAATCGTGAAAAAGGCAGCGGCACAAGCAAATATGGACGTGAAACGTTTATATTCAGGAATTGGAGATGCGATTGTACAAGCGGCGGAAGAATTGATGGAAGGGAAATGGCATGATCAAATTATCGTAGATCCTATTCAAGGTGGAGCAGGGACATCGATAAACATGAATGTTAATGAAGTCATTGCCAATCGTGCCATCGAAATTCTTGGGAAAGAAAAAGGGGATTACTTCCATTGCAGTCCGAATACTCATGTGAATATGTCTCAATCAACCAATGATGCATTTCCGACAGCTATTCATATAGCCGTATTAAATCTACTCGAAAAATTACTGAAAACAATGGAAGATATGCATAGCGTATTCCAACAAAAAGCAAAAGAATTTAATCATGTAATCAAAATGGGGCGTACCCATCTTCAAGATGCTGTACCGATTCGTCTTGGTCAGGAGTTTGAGGCATATGGACGCGTCATTGATCGTGATATTAAGCGGATTAAACAATCCCGCCAACATTTATATGAATTAAATATGGGAGCGACAGCAGTCGGAACCGGATTAAATGCAGATCCACGTTATATCGAATTAGTAGTCAAACATCTCTCAGATATTAGTGGTTTACCACTAGTGGGTGCAGAGCATCTTGTTGATGCAACACAGAATACGGATGCTTACACAGAAGTATCTGCAGCATTAAAAGTATGTATGATGAATATGTCAAAAATCGCAAATGATTTACGTTTAATGGCATCTGGCCCTAGAGCTGGATTAGGAGAAATTACGCTACCAGCACGTCAGCCAGGTTCATCAATTATGCCTGGTAAAGTAAACCCAGTTATGGCGGAGTTAATCAATCAAGTAGCATTCCAAGTAATTGGTAATGACCATACAATTTGTCTTGCATCAGAAGCAGGTCAGCTTGAATTAAATGTCATGGAGCCAGTACTTGTATTTAATCTGCTTCAATCAATAAGTATTATGAATAATGCCTTCCGCGTCTTCACAGATAATTGCTTAAAAGATATTAAAGCAAATGAAGATCGGTTAAAAGAATATGTAGAAAAGAGTGTGGGTGTGATTACAGCGGTTAACCCTCATATTGGTTACGAGGTGGCTGCTCGAATTGCCAGAGAGGCAATTTTAAGTGGGGCTCCAATCAGAGAACTTTGTCTGAAATATGATGTTTTAACCGAGGAAGAGCTTGACTTAATTCTAGATCCGTATGAAATGACACATCCTGGAATTGCCGGTGCAGCATTGCTAGATAGAGAGTAG
- a CDS encoding aminopeptidase yields MVLPNFEENLQKYAKLLVAKGINVQPGDWVKMTITVDQAPLARLITKEAYDLGAEKVIIKWSDDEISKLNYIHQPVEVLTNIPEYEIQESEDHVLNHRVSRLSIVSSDPGLLNEVDPSKVAAYQNVAGKAFKAQRIATQNDDLKWTVAAAAGAGWAKQVFPDLSTSEEQVDALWDQIFKTCRVYEEDPIAAWDEHKKILNEKAAILNEIQFDALHYTAPGTDLTLGLPKNHIWACAESYNPKGEEFIANMPTEEVFTAPDTHRMEGVVRSTKPLSYAGTLIEGIEVHFKDGKIVDISAEKGNEAIKKLVFDNDGGTGLGEVALVPDPSPISQSNITFFNTLFDENASNHLAIGAAYPTTIQGGTKMNEEELLKNGMNTSNVHVDFMIGSNQMDIDGIKQDGTIVPIFRNGDWAI; encoded by the coding sequence ATGGTGCTGCCAAATTTCGAAGAAAACTTACAAAAATATGCAAAGCTTTTAGTTGCAAAAGGGATCAATGTTCAGCCAGGTGACTGGGTGAAAATGACGATCACAGTTGATCAAGCTCCTTTAGCACGTCTTATCACGAAAGAGGCTTATGATTTAGGGGCTGAAAAGGTCATTATTAAATGGTCTGATGATGAAATCAGCAAGCTGAATTACATACATCAACCTGTAGAAGTATTAACCAACATTCCTGAATATGAAATCCAAGAATCAGAAGACCATGTGTTAAATCATCGCGTTAGCCGACTTTCGATTGTATCCAGTGATCCAGGATTACTTAATGAAGTGGATCCTTCTAAAGTTGCAGCTTATCAAAATGTAGCCGGTAAAGCATTCAAGGCACAGCGAATAGCAACGCAGAATGATGATTTGAAATGGACGGTAGCTGCTGCTGCTGGAGCTGGCTGGGCAAAGCAAGTGTTTCCTGATTTATCAACATCTGAAGAACAAGTGGATGCCTTATGGGATCAAATTTTCAAAACATGCCGTGTTTATGAAGAAGATCCAATCGCCGCATGGGATGAGCATAAAAAGATTTTAAATGAGAAAGCAGCTATATTAAATGAAATTCAATTTGATGCCCTTCACTACACAGCACCAGGGACTGATTTAACATTAGGCTTACCGAAGAACCATATTTGGGCATGTGCTGAAAGCTATAACCCAAAAGGGGAAGAATTTATTGCTAACATGCCTACAGAGGAGGTTTTCACTGCTCCTGATACACATCGTATGGAAGGTGTTGTTCGCAGCACAAAGCCACTTAGTTATGCAGGTACGCTCATTGAGGGCATTGAAGTTCATTTTAAAGATGGAAAAATCGTGGATATTTCCGCTGAAAAAGGAAATGAAGCAATCAAAAAGCTAGTATTCGACAATGACGGTGGAACAGGCTTAGGTGAAGTTGCCTTAGTACCAGACCCATCACCAATTTCTCAATCCAATATTACTTTCTTTAATACACTATTTGATGAAAATGCATCCAATCATTTGGCCATTGGGGCAGCATATCCAACGACCATTCAAGGTGGAACAAAAATGAACGAAGAAGAATTATTGAAGAATGGGATGAACACTTCAAACGTTCATGTTGACTTCATGATCGGCTCTAACCAAATGGATATCGATGGAATCAAACAAGACGGCACGATTGTACCTATCTTCCGAAATGGAGACTGGGCAATCTAG
- a CDS encoding cytosine permease has protein sequence MRNNGEHQSWYSLGIVWAGAMISIPSLLVGNTLISGMSLPKALFVAFVGYFIVVAIMILQGMQSSDLGKPTVHIAGQVFGKKGSRTILSIILAIACLGWFGIQANVCGAALANLLANYDMNLPIPLASFLCGLVMVVSAIYGIKVLRVISYIAVPLLVIISIVGLVQTLSGDHLQAIQNYKPSGNMSFMDGLSVTMGSFALGAVIAGDYSQFSKKRSDVFKAAIFGIIPAGVLMIGVGAVLTIAYQTSDITAVFLNIATPFIGGVILILATWKTNLVNAISGGIALINVFNISKQKEKMAVGIAGTVGTLLAVVGILNYFTPIMSILSAMIPPVAGVMIASYWIMNKGNMNNWRQVEGVNRLGVFSWLVGAVIASIPVVFSLFPSLPQVPNQPLTGIIISFVIYYFGYRFSIQKSIMLEENK, from the coding sequence ATGAGAAATAATGGCGAGCATCAATCATGGTATAGTCTAGGAATTGTCTGGGCTGGTGCAATGATTAGCATACCAAGTTTATTAGTAGGAAATACCCTTATTTCTGGTATGAGTTTACCTAAGGCATTATTCGTAGCATTTGTCGGTTATTTCATTGTCGTCGCCATCATGATTTTGCAAGGCATGCAAAGTAGTGATCTGGGAAAGCCAACTGTTCATATTGCCGGACAAGTATTTGGTAAAAAGGGCTCACGAACAATATTATCAATTATTTTAGCCATTGCTTGCTTAGGATGGTTTGGAATTCAAGCCAATGTTTGTGGGGCTGCATTAGCGAATTTACTGGCGAATTATGATATGAATTTGCCAATACCATTAGCCTCTTTCCTTTGCGGTTTGGTAATGGTGGTCTCAGCTATCTATGGAATTAAGGTGCTACGCGTAATAAGCTATATTGCAGTTCCATTATTGGTCATCATTTCTATAGTTGGTTTAGTTCAAACATTGAGTGGAGATCATTTACAAGCAATTCAGAACTATAAACCTAGTGGTAATATGAGTTTTATGGATGGGCTTTCAGTCACAATGGGGTCATTTGCATTAGGAGCAGTGATAGCGGGTGATTATTCCCAATTTTCCAAAAAGCGTTCAGATGTTTTTAAAGCAGCCATCTTTGGAATTATTCCAGCTGGAGTTCTGATGATTGGCGTAGGAGCAGTTTTAACGATTGCATATCAGACGAGCGATATTACTGCGGTCTTTTTGAATATAGCAACCCCATTCATTGGTGGTGTCATTTTAATCTTAGCTACATGGAAAACAAATTTGGTTAATGCAATATCTGGTGGAATTGCCTTGATTAATGTTTTTAACATTTCAAAGCAAAAAGAAAAAATGGCAGTTGGAATTGCTGGTACGGTGGGAACTTTACTTGCCGTGGTGGGAATATTAAATTATTTCACACCTATCATGTCTATATTATCAGCAATGATTCCACCAGTTGCAGGGGTAATGATTGCCTCCTATTGGATAATGAATAAGGGCAATATGAATAATTGGAGACAAGTGGAGGGTGTGAACCGTTTAGGCGTTTTCTCTTGGCTAGTAGGTGCTGTCATTGCTAGTATTCCAGTTGTTTTTTCTTTATTCCCTAGCTTGCCTCAAGTACCTAATCAGCCATTAACTGGGATTATTATTTCATTTGTAATTTATTATTTTGGCTATCGTTTTTCTATACAGAAATCTATCATGTTGGAGGAGAATAAATGA
- a CDS encoding flavin reductase family protein has product MLSIDPSLNTERENYKLLIGSIIPRPIAFVTSLSDNGTLNGAPFSYFNIVSSNPPMISLSIQRSGGNQKDTARNIIHSKEFVVHIVDEQNVEKVNLTAASLPPNQSEIKLAELTLVNSEKLKVPGVNESKVRMECTLEHSLEIGENGSIGCDLIIGKIVHFHIDEEIYEDGRINQAGLAAVSRLAGTNYSKIGKVFSIERPK; this is encoded by the coding sequence ATGTTGTCAATTGACCCATCCTTAAATACTGAAAGAGAAAATTACAAACTTTTAATTGGAAGCATCATTCCAAGACCAATCGCGTTTGTAACGTCGCTTTCAGACAATGGGACCTTAAATGGTGCACCTTTTAGCTATTTCAATATTGTCTCATCGAACCCACCGATGATTTCTCTTTCTATACAGCGTTCTGGAGGAAACCAAAAGGATACAGCCCGTAATATTATCCATTCCAAAGAGTTTGTTGTTCATATTGTGGATGAACAAAATGTTGAAAAGGTAAATCTCACGGCTGCTAGTCTTCCACCAAATCAAAGTGAAATTAAATTAGCTGAGTTAACACTAGTTAATAGTGAAAAGCTAAAGGTGCCAGGGGTGAATGAATCTAAGGTTCGGATGGAGTGTACTTTGGAACACTCCTTAGAGATAGGAGAGAACGGCTCAATAGGCTGTGACCTTATTATTGGGAAAATAGTTCATTTTCATATAGATGAGGAAATTTATGAAGATGGAAGAATCAATCAAGCAGGTTTAGCAGCGGTGAGTAGATTGGCTGGTACAAACTATTCTAAAATCGGAAAGGTTTTTTCTATTGAAAGACCAAAGTAA
- a CDS encoding ring-cleaving dioxygenase encodes MLKTDGIHHISAMVNDAQRTIDFYTGVLGLRLIKKTVNFDRPEVYHLYFGNVTGDPGTVITFFPWAKQLKGRIGTGQVGVTAYMIPKGSISFWESRLQKYQVSYQSSSRFGETYLELNDPDGLQIELVERAEGERNRWKLSDIPAEYAIKGFAGATLLSKFPHKTAEVLENVLGFTCLGQEGEFLRFKADGKFGNIIDTKLSASVRGLMGAGTVHHIAWRAKDEEQHQKWRELLEQEGYFPTEILDRNYFKALYFHEGGGILFEIATDLPGFTVDEPLSELGNKLMLPTWLEDKREEMVELLPHIEVKSLKGE; translated from the coding sequence ATGTTAAAAACGGATGGGATCCATCATATCTCAGCAATGGTGAATGATGCTCAAAGAACTATTGATTTTTATACGGGTGTACTAGGATTAAGGCTGATAAAAAAAACAGTCAATTTTGATCGTCCAGAAGTTTATCATCTTTACTTTGGAAATGTAACAGGAGATCCTGGTACAGTTATTACCTTCTTTCCATGGGCCAAACAATTGAAAGGACGTATAGGAACAGGACAGGTCGGTGTTACAGCATATATGATCCCAAAAGGTTCTATCTCCTTCTGGGAAAGTCGCTTGCAAAAATATCAAGTATCTTATCAATCTTCTTCTCGATTTGGTGAAACCTATTTGGAATTAAATGATCCTGATGGACTACAAATAGAGTTAGTGGAGCGAGCAGAGGGAGAAAGAAACAGATGGAAATTATCAGACATCCCTGCTGAATATGCAATTAAAGGATTTGCGGGAGCGACTCTATTATCAAAATTCCCTCATAAGACCGCAGAAGTTCTAGAAAATGTATTAGGATTTACCTGCCTTGGTCAAGAAGGTGAATTTCTGAGGTTTAAGGCTGACGGAAAGTTTGGAAATATCATTGACACTAAGTTATCAGCATCTGTAAGAGGGCTGATGGGTGCGGGAACTGTCCACCATATCGCCTGGAGAGCTAAGGATGAGGAACAACATCAGAAGTGGAGAGAATTGCTTGAACAAGAAGGATATTTTCCAACTGAGATTTTAGACCGTAACTATTTTAAAGCATTATATTTTCATGAAGGCGGAGGGATTCTTTTTGAAATCGCAACGGATCTACCTGGATTTACTGTTGATGAACCACTGTCCGAACTAGGGAATAAACTTATGTTGCCTACATGGCTTGAGGATAAACGAGAAGAAATGGTAGAACTACTTCCGCATATAGAGGTTAAGAGTTTGAAAGGAGAATAA
- a CDS encoding DUF917 domain-containing protein: MRYLDKDAIERIAIGAAFLGTGGGGDPYIGKMMALSAIEKNGPVRLYSVDEIEDEDFFIPAAMMGAPSVLVEKFPRGDEFVKVFQKLAKYIGKEKITGTYPMEAGGVNSMIPIVVAAQLDLPLIDCDGMGRAFPELQMVTFNLDGISATPMAITDEKGNIGIFETIDNKWTERLARTATVEMGASSLVSLYPTTGAQIKKSGVHHIITLSEKIGEIISSKEQNAKEKLQELLKLVSGYQLFQGKIVDVIRETKGGFNLGKMNLEGIEENKDENMKVHFQNENLIAEKDGQVVAMTPDLICLVDYETLLPVTTESLKYGKRVRVIGLPAHEKWRTDKGIETAGPNYFGYDYDYVPIEELVKKVVVKHV, from the coding sequence ATGAGATATTTAGATAAAGATGCGATTGAACGAATTGCTATTGGAGCAGCCTTTTTAGGAACAGGTGGTGGAGGAGACCCTTATATTGGGAAAATGATGGCTCTTTCCGCTATTGAGAAAAATGGACCAGTACGACTATATTCAGTTGATGAAATCGAGGATGAGGACTTTTTCATTCCAGCCGCGATGATGGGGGCACCATCAGTTTTAGTAGAAAAGTTTCCACGTGGAGATGAGTTTGTAAAAGTTTTTCAAAAGCTAGCGAAATATATAGGGAAGGAAAAGATTACAGGAACTTATCCAATGGAAGCAGGTGGGGTAAATTCGATGATCCCGATTGTGGTAGCTGCACAATTGGATTTACCTCTCATTGACTGTGATGGAATGGGGCGGGCGTTTCCAGAACTCCAAATGGTGACCTTTAACTTGGATGGGATTTCAGCAACGCCAATGGCCATCACTGATGAAAAAGGAAATATCGGGATATTTGAAACAATAGATAATAAATGGACAGAACGTTTGGCTCGAACAGCAACGGTTGAGATGGGTGCTAGTTCCTTGGTTAGTTTGTACCCAACGACTGGTGCACAGATTAAGAAGAGTGGCGTCCATCATATCATTACACTTTCCGAAAAGATCGGTGAAATTATTTCTTCAAAGGAACAAAATGCAAAAGAAAAACTTCAGGAATTGCTAAAGTTAGTCTCTGGATATCAGTTATTCCAAGGGAAAATTGTGGATGTGATTCGAGAAACCAAGGGTGGCTTTAACCTTGGGAAAATGAACCTTGAAGGAATTGAAGAAAATAAAGATGAAAATATGAAGGTCCATTTTCAAAATGAAAATCTTATTGCAGAAAAAGATGGTCAAGTAGTTGCTATGACTCCGGACTTAATTTGTTTAGTGGATTATGAAACCTTATTACCAGTAACAACTGAAAGTCTAAAATATGGGAAAAGGGTACGTGTGATTGGGTTGCCAGCACATGAAAAATGGAGAACGGATAAAGGAATCGAAACAGCTGGTCCAAACTATTTCGGATACGATTATGATTATGTTCCAATTGAGGAATTGGTTAAAAAGGTGGTAGTAAAACATGTATAA
- a CDS encoding alpha/beta hydrolase, which produces MKHFFQKGKDPSRPTLLLLHGTGGNESDLLPVAGRVDDQASVLSVRGNVLENGMPRFFRRLAEGVFDEEDLIFRTKELKDFLDDSAEKYQFKRNNVIAIGYSNGANIAASLLFHYQNALKGAILHHPMVPRKGIDLPNLSGKSVFIAAGTNDPICSPLESAELQSLLQNANADVELHWENRGHQLTIDEVEAAAQWYKQKFN; this is translated from the coding sequence ATGAAGCATTTCTTTCAAAAAGGGAAGGATCCCTCAAGACCCACGTTACTATTGCTCCATGGTACAGGTGGTAATGAATCAGATTTATTACCAGTTGCAGGGAGAGTTGACGATCAAGCATCCGTATTAAGTGTAAGGGGAAATGTACTGGAAAATGGAATGCCTCGATTCTTTCGTAGATTAGCTGAAGGGGTTTTTGATGAAGAGGATCTAATTTTTCGAACAAAGGAGTTAAAAGACTTCCTCGATGATTCAGCTGAAAAATATCAGTTTAAGAGAAATAATGTAATTGCAATTGGTTACTCCAATGGTGCTAATATAGCTGCAAGTTTATTATTTCATTATCAGAATGCTTTAAAAGGAGCAATTCTTCATCATCCTATGGTTCCAAGAAAAGGAATTGATCTACCTAATTTATCAGGGAAATCAGTATTTATTGCTGCAGGAACAAACGATCCAATTTGTTCTCCATTAGAATCTGCAGAATTACAATCATTATTGCAGAATGCTAATGCTGATGTGGAACTTCATTGGGAAAATAGAGGTCATCAGTTAACAATTGATGAAGTTGAAGCAGCTGCTCAATGGTATAAACAAAAATTTAATTAG
- a CDS encoding hydantoinase/oxoprolinase N-terminal domain-containing protein, with protein sequence MYKIGIDVGGTNTDAIILDEHRHLIHSVKSPTSLDIKTGIETALRNVLKEANIDKTKITHAMLGTTQCTNAIVERKKLARVGVIRLGYPATASVLPFTAWPKDMVEELSGNYALVHGGYEYDGQLLGALDDNEIKSLLEEWQGKVESIAVVGVFSSIKNDQELKVRDLIQEVYGEEFPVSCSSLIGSVGLIERENATILNAALCKVIETTTQGFIHALEEEGIANAEVYLCQNDGTLMSIEYAKQFPILTIACGPTNSIRGASYLAQIKNTMVLDVGGTTSDIGVLQDGFPRESSVAVEVGDIRTNFRMPDIISVGLGGGSIVRVNNGKITIGPDSVGYKISQEALVFGGSTLTTTDIAVRLGLADVGDKNLVEHIDEAFAKDVLIEISSLIEQAIDKMKTSSEDVQLVIVGGGSIIVPDTIRGVSNMIKAENGTVANAIGASIAQISGQYEQIYIYSKESREDSLKDAQEKAVKQAVLAGAVAETIELVEVEETPLAYHPENATRLRVKVVGKME encoded by the coding sequence ATGTATAAGATTGGTATAGATGTTGGTGGAACAAATACAGATGCGATTATTTTAGATGAACATCGTCATCTAATTCATAGTGTAAAATCTCCTACAAGTTTAGATATTAAAACGGGGATTGAAACAGCTTTAAGAAACGTTTTAAAAGAAGCAAATATTGATAAAACGAAGATCACTCATGCGATGCTAGGGACAACCCAGTGTACAAACGCAATAGTAGAACGGAAGAAATTAGCCCGAGTTGGTGTCATTCGGCTTGGCTATCCAGCAACTGCCTCTGTTCTTCCTTTTACCGCCTGGCCGAAAGATATGGTTGAAGAACTTTCTGGAAATTATGCATTAGTACATGGTGGTTATGAATACGATGGTCAATTATTGGGAGCGCTTGATGATAATGAAATTAAGAGTCTACTAGAGGAATGGCAGGGAAAAGTAGAATCGATCGCTGTAGTTGGTGTATTCTCTTCGATCAAAAATGATCAAGAACTAAAGGTACGTGATCTCATCCAAGAAGTATATGGAGAAGAATTCCCGGTATCTTGCTCTTCATTGATTGGTTCTGTAGGGTTAATTGAACGTGAAAATGCAACCATTCTCAATGCAGCCTTATGTAAAGTAATTGAAACAACAACACAAGGATTTATTCATGCATTGGAAGAGGAAGGGATTGCTAACGCGGAAGTCTATTTATGTCAAAACGATGGAACCTTGATGTCAATCGAATATGCGAAACAATTTCCTATTTTAACAATTGCATGTGGACCAACAAACAGCATCCGGGGTGCTTCCTATTTAGCGCAAATCAAAAATACAATGGTTCTTGATGTAGGAGGTACGACCTCTGATATTGGAGTTTTACAGGACGGATTTCCGAGAGAGTCTTCTGTAGCAGTTGAGGTTGGAGATATCCGCACCAATTTTAGAATGCCTGATATTATTTCTGTAGGTCTGGGTGGAGGAAGTATTGTTCGTGTAAACAACGGCAAGATTACCATTGGTCCCGATAGTGTAGGATACAAAATTAGTCAGGAAGCACTTGTATTTGGTGGAAGTACCCTGACTACAACCGACATTGCGGTTCGTCTAGGCTTAGCTGATGTAGGTGATAAAAACTTAGTCGAGCACATTGATGAAGCTTTCGCTAAAGATGTGCTAATAGAAATTTCCTCATTAATTGAGCAGGCCATCGATAAAATGAAAACCTCCTCAGAAGATGTTCAGCTTGTTATCGTAGGAGGAGGAAGTATTATTGTTCCTGATACGATTCGTGGGGTATCGAATATGATTAAAGCGGAAAATGGTACAGTAGCCAATGCAATTGGTGCATCAATTGCTCAAATTAGTGGGCAATATGAGCAGATCTATATCTATTCTAAAGAATCACGTGAGGATTCCTTGAAAGATGCTCAGGAAAAGGCAGTGAAACAAGCTGTATTAGCTGGTGCGGTTGCTGAAACGATTGAGTTAGTTGAGGTAGAAGAAACCCCGCTTGCGTATCATCCGGAAAATGCAACAAGACTAAGAGTGAAAGTGGTAGGGAAGATGGAATAG